One part of the Thermoplasmata archaeon genome encodes these proteins:
- a CDS encoding DUF6582 domain-containing protein yields the protein MVRAVKPTRKRDGRAGPPEGYPKDPEKYADPANWKYPVHTPFHARAARRYFNKEGNRAKYAPEEQAFIDKRINDALEKFGVAIQVKGGEITEEAGTIQADVPMNKDIDAMSLDELLLVLLGTNRLASAKAIDPGLVSVDKATTTLLSGTVKEYSVRIDTQERRIEHDCVDFRTNRAKARLFCKHLGAFVLRVDHAQAVRLLRELLRERDHWTFE from the coding sequence ATCCCAAGGATCCGGAGAAGTACGCGGACCCGGCGAACTGGAAGTACCCCGTCCACACCCCGTTCCACGCGCGCGCCGCGCGTCGTTACTTCAACAAGGAAGGGAACCGCGCGAAGTATGCACCCGAGGAGCAGGCGTTCATCGACAAGCGCATCAACGACGCGCTGGAAAAGTTCGGCGTCGCGATCCAGGTCAAAGGCGGCGAGATTACGGAGGAGGCCGGGACGATCCAGGCGGACGTCCCGATGAACAAGGACATCGACGCCATGAGCCTCGACGAGCTCCTGCTCGTCCTCCTAGGGACGAACCGGCTCGCCTCGGCGAAGGCCATCGACCCGGGGCTCGTGTCCGTCGACAAGGCGACGACCACCCTCCTCTCCGGGACCGTGAAGGAGTACTCCGTGCGCATCGACACCCAAGAGCGACGGATCGAGCACGACTGCGTGGACTTCCGGACCAACCGCGCGAAGGCACGGCTGTTCTGCAAGCACCTGGGCGCATTCGTCCTGCGCGTCGACCACGCGCAGGCCGTGCGCCTTCTGAGGGAACTCCTGCGCGAGCGGGACCACTGGACGTTCGAATGA